One stretch of Mytilus edulis unplaced genomic scaffold, xbMytEdul2.2 SCAFFOLD_249, whole genome shotgun sequence DNA includes these proteins:
- the LOC139508231 gene encoding uncharacterized protein: protein MRFTTMLEKFCRMCNLKGSIGLVEETMIKDVRVVAVPDLTFRISSNEMPDVIQIMTVAEVKVSTNDSLVDQKIHVTRQKPEAIDKETLQTMDPSKIRGFSQHVGQLIIGLGNSCFKKECLGLLLHETKILITCLSTSPRYCTYIKDKLGPEDKATLHFIGPYDILKARERSQLIKAFLRLGNRQRLGIPKV, encoded by the exons ATGAGGTTCACAACAATGCTGGAGAAGTTTTGCAGAATGTGTAACCTAAAGGGAag TATAGGATTGGTCGAGGAAACCATGATCAAGGATGTACGTGTTGTGGCAGTTCCAGACTTAACTTTCAGAATTTCATCAAATGAAATGCCTGATGTAATACAGATAATGACAGTTGCAGAG GTTAAAGTTTCAACCAATGATTCATTAGTTGATCAAAAGATTCATGTTACTAGACAAAAACCAGAGGCTATTGATAAGGAGACACTTCAAACTATGGATCCATCAAAGATAAGAGGATTTAGCCAACATGTTGGACAGCTGATCATTGGACTAGGCAATTCTTGCTTCAAAAAAGAATGTCTTGGCCTTTTGCTCCATGAGACAAAG ATACTGATAACATGCCTGTCTACATCACCCAGGTATTGTACATATATCAAAGATAAATTAGGTCCAGAAGACAAAGCTACTCTGCATTTTATTGGACCTTATGATATATTAAAGGCAAGGGAGAGGAGCCAGCTGATAAAAGCTTTTCTACGTTTAGGAAACCGACAAAGATTAGGAATACCAAAAGTATAA